The following are from one region of the Leptolyngbya sp. 'hensonii' genome:
- a CDS encoding GIY-YIG nuclease family protein — protein MPPSPSLSPLTNLEAIPYITPEGQLPEQLQGQVGVYAIFDQDNVLQFIGYSRDIYLSLQQHLVRQPQNCYWLKAQTIERPNRTILEEIREAWIRENGVTPPGNEPDQTGWTQPIDAKITMTPEEQAAYARGDEITQMKLLKQVARRVEEKILADLRDRGLQLQIRFNPKLKEMGLLDLK, from the coding sequence ATGCCCCCTTCCCCATCCCTGTCGCCACTGACCAACCTGGAAGCAATCCCTTACATCACCCCAGAAGGACAACTCCCAGAGCAACTCCAGGGTCAAGTCGGTGTTTATGCCATCTTTGACCAAGACAACGTGCTGCAATTTATCGGCTATTCCCGGGACATTTATCTCAGCCTGCAACAACATCTGGTGCGCCAGCCCCAGAACTGTTACTGGTTAAAGGCCCAGACGATCGAACGACCGAACCGCACCATCCTGGAGGAAATTCGGGAAGCCTGGATTAGGGAGAATGGGGTCACTCCTCCCGGCAATGAACCCGACCAAACCGGTTGGACCCAACCGATCGATGCCAAAATCACCATGACTCCAGAGGAACAGGCTGCCTATGCCAGAGGCGATGAGATCACCCAGATGAAACTCCTGAAGCAGGTGGCCCGTCGGGTGGAAGAAAAGATTCTGGCGGATTTACGCGATCGAGGTCTGCAGCTTCAGATTCGCTTTAATCCCAAATTGAAGGAGATGGGTTTGCTAGATCTGAAATAA
- a CDS encoding GAF domain-containing protein has translation MFTGVSEVRQAINRNVLIVSPDTPLIQVIERMNQRRSLMPDEPQSWAIADSPKAESCSQPTCALVMASAQLLGIFTSQDVIQAVASKCNLEETTISEVMTTPVVTLNLADLKDASVVLDVMRQYQIHHLPILDEQQQLLGVATCKSLLCAGQNPEVALHRSEEQRSLALDMTQLGTWDWDMTTGSLTWTDNTFRLLGFAPGEVEPTQAVWRQRVHPEDLEGIEQATLRDLEGQGPGEVEYRVVHPDGSLHWLLGKGKVVHDQDGKPVRMLGILMDISDRKAAKEQLRQQQQLTEQIAESTAAILYIYDLVENCNVYANSQIEAVLGYSPDEVQALGNALFSTLVHPEDFPTQMVNYQHCFTLKDGEILETAYRMRHKQGEYRWLLSRDRVLNRMPDGSPRQILGVATDITLLKETQVALQHQADRERLMATISQRIRQSLNLEMILATTVGEVRQLLRTDRVILYRFDPDWSGIVVAESVAEAWSPILNLKITDTYFVATQGQSYQQGTIRAIDDVQVAGLDPCHLALMEQLQVRAKLIVPVLQGRCVWGLLIAHHCAAPRSWHPWEKELLSQLATQVGIAIQQANLYRQAQHELAERRQTEQALRLSQARFAGILDVASDAIISIDSNQRVTLYNQGAEKMFGYPADEVLGQPLDLLLPKRFVGMHRHHVRDFAQGEAPARRMGERQEIFARRQDGREFPAEASISRLTLAGETILTVILRDVSDRKRAEAKLREQQAQLDLVVQASNVGFYLSDLQTNTSYVSPAYKAQLGYAAEEESGSPADWNSRLHPEDRDRAIAAYQAFKRQEAPYNIDFRLRHRDGSYRWIYSNAQLILDDRGCPAKIVGTHIDITDRKQAEAALQQLNRDLEWRVQERTEALQQQADQEQLLRFVAQRIHQSLDLEEILITVLTEIRHTLQADRVAIYRFNPDWSGTFVAESVDTNWVPLVGPDIQTVWPDTYLQETQGGRYRQGETFAVNDIYTIGHSPCHVDILEQFQIRAYAIAPILVQDHLWGLLAAYHNAAPHQWQAREINLLLQISLQTEIAIQQSDLFQQVQMNLAVKGLLVEIAETINRSVQFDQALTDILKRIQQFLGCDRAIVYRLLPDGRGVIEEEATSQPELSLLGQIIDDPCLSRDYAKRYEQGYITLLNDRETADLRPCYLEFLAQLQIRANLVVPILQAETLWGLLILHQCHTPRQWQLFEIDLLQQVGLQIGIAGQKAALYAQLENELHQKEVLIREVHHRVKNNLQVISSLLYLQSATIENPDILQPFIESQHRIDIMAMIHERLYRSGNLANLNFASYVRDLVEDVFQSYLPIGASITWQVKVAELELELDIAIPCGLIINELVSNAIKYAFPNRRSGEIGIIFDYENSQYQLIIRDNGIGFPQLVDFRNTESLGMQVVCALTRQLGGSIELNRDGGTAFAITF, from the coding sequence ATGTTTACAGGTGTTTCAGAGGTGAGACAGGCTATTAACCGCAACGTACTGATTGTCTCTCCCGATACACCTCTGATCCAGGTGATTGAACGGATGAATCAGCGGCGATCCCTGATGCCAGACGAACCTCAGTCCTGGGCGATCGCGGATAGCCCCAAAGCAGAAAGCTGCAGCCAGCCTACCTGTGCCTTGGTGATGGCATCGGCCCAGTTGTTGGGCATTTTCACCAGTCAGGATGTTATTCAGGCCGTGGCCTCAAAATGTAACCTGGAGGAAACGACCATTTCAGAGGTGATGACTACTCCGGTTGTGACCTTGAACTTGGCAGATTTGAAAGATGCCTCGGTAGTGCTGGATGTGATGCGCCAGTACCAGATTCACCATTTGCCGATTCTGGATGAGCAACAGCAACTGCTGGGAGTCGCCACGTGCAAGAGTTTGTTATGTGCAGGCCAAAACCCGGAAGTTGCCTTGCACAGGAGTGAGGAACAGCGTTCTCTGGCCCTGGATATGACCCAACTGGGGACGTGGGACTGGGATATGACGACAGGGAGCTTAACCTGGACGGACAACACATTTCGATTATTAGGTTTTGCGCCTGGAGAAGTGGAGCCCACACAAGCCGTTTGGCGTCAGCGGGTCCACCCTGAGGATCTGGAGGGCATTGAGCAGGCGACCCTGCGTGATCTGGAGGGCCAGGGTCCGGGTGAGGTTGAATACCGGGTAGTGCATCCTGATGGCAGTCTGCACTGGCTGCTGGGCAAGGGCAAGGTGGTCCATGATCAGGATGGAAAGCCAGTGCGGATGCTGGGCATCCTGATGGACATCAGCGATCGCAAAGCGGCTAAAGAGCAGTTGCGGCAACAACAACAATTGACGGAGCAGATTGCGGAGTCTACGGCAGCCATCCTTTACATCTATGACCTGGTGGAAAACTGCAATGTGTATGCCAATTCCCAGATTGAGGCAGTTTTAGGATATTCCCCGGATGAGGTTCAGGCTCTGGGCAATGCCCTCTTTTCGACCCTGGTGCATCCAGAGGATTTTCCCACCCAAATGGTTAATTATCAGCACTGTTTCACCCTGAAAGATGGGGAAATTCTGGAGACAGCCTACCGGATGCGGCACAAGCAGGGGGAGTATCGCTGGCTGCTCAGTCGCGATCGCGTCCTCAACCGCATGCCAGACGGTTCTCCCCGGCAAATTCTGGGCGTCGCTACAGACATCACCCTCCTGAAAGAAACCCAGGTGGCTCTGCAACACCAGGCCGATCGGGAACGGCTGATGGCGACGATCTCTCAGCGGATTCGCCAGTCATTAAATCTGGAAATGATTCTGGCAACTACAGTGGGGGAGGTGCGGCAACTACTCCGAACCGATCGGGTGATTCTCTACCGGTTTGATCCGGATTGGAGTGGGATTGTGGTGGCTGAATCGGTGGCAGAAGCCTGGTCCCCGATCCTGAACTTGAAGATTACCGATACCTACTTTGTCGCAACCCAAGGCCAGAGCTATCAGCAGGGCACCATCAGGGCGATCGATGATGTTCAGGTCGCTGGGTTGGACCCCTGCCATCTGGCGCTGATGGAACAGCTTCAGGTGCGAGCGAAACTGATTGTGCCTGTGCTGCAGGGACGCTGTGTCTGGGGATTGCTCATCGCCCATCATTGTGCCGCTCCCCGCTCTTGGCATCCCTGGGAGAAGGAACTCCTGTCCCAACTGGCGACCCAGGTGGGGATTGCGATTCAACAGGCCAATCTCTATCGTCAGGCCCAGCATGAACTGGCCGAGCGCAGACAGACAGAACAGGCACTACGCTTATCCCAGGCCCGGTTCGCTGGGATTCTGGATGTGGCTAGTGATGCCATTATTTCCATCGATAGCAACCAGCGTGTGACCCTATATAACCAAGGGGCCGAAAAGATGTTTGGCTATCCGGCCGATGAGGTGCTGGGCCAACCTCTTGATCTGTTGCTCCCCAAACGTTTTGTGGGCATGCACCGCCACCATGTCAGAGACTTTGCCCAGGGAGAGGCTCCGGCCCGCCGGATGGGAGAACGCCAGGAAATCTTTGCTCGTCGTCAGGATGGGCGTGAATTCCCCGCTGAGGCTTCCATTTCCAGGTTAACCCTGGCCGGAGAAACGATTCTGACGGTGATTCTGCGGGATGTCAGCGATCGCAAGCGGGCTGAAGCGAAACTCCGCGAACAACAGGCCCAACTGGACCTGGTGGTACAGGCGTCAAATGTGGGGTTCTATCTTTCCGATCTGCAAACAAATACGTCCTATGTGTCGCCTGCTTACAAGGCCCAGCTTGGTTATGCTGCTGAAGAAGAATCGGGTAGCCCTGCCGATTGGAATAGCCGTCTCCATCCCGAAGATCGAGACCGGGCGATCGCAGCCTACCAGGCGTTTAAGCGCCAGGAGGCCCCTTACAACATTGACTTTCGCTTGCGCCACCGGGATGGCAGTTATCGCTGGATTTATAGCAATGCCCAACTCATTCTGGATGATAGAGGATGTCCAGCCAAAATTGTGGGGACCCACATCGACATCACCGATCGCAAACAGGCTGAAGCAGCCCTACAACAATTAAACCGGGATCTGGAGTGGCGGGTCCAGGAGCGGACTGAAGCCCTGCAGCAACAGGCAGACCAGGAACAATTACTCCGATTTGTGGCCCAGCGGATTCACCAATCCCTCGATTTAGAGGAAATTTTGATCACGGTGTTGACAGAAATCCGCCATACCCTGCAAGCCGATCGAGTCGCTATCTACCGGTTTAACCCCGATTGGAGCGGTACTTTTGTGGCGGAATCGGTCGATACAAATTGGGTTCCCTTAGTCGGACCTGATATCCAGACGGTTTGGCCAGATACCTACCTGCAAGAAACCCAGGGAGGGCGCTACCGGCAGGGTGAAACTTTTGCAGTCAACGACATCTATACCATTGGGCATAGCCCTTGTCATGTGGACATTTTGGAGCAATTCCAGATCAGGGCCTATGCGATCGCGCCGATTCTGGTGCAGGACCACCTCTGGGGTCTGCTGGCTGCCTATCACAATGCAGCTCCGCACCAGTGGCAGGCTCGGGAAATCAACCTGTTGTTGCAGATTAGCCTCCAGACCGAGATCGCGATTCAGCAATCCGACCTGTTTCAGCAGGTGCAAATGAATTTGGCCGTCAAAGGGCTCCTGGTGGAGATTGCGGAGACTATCAACCGGTCTGTCCAGTTTGACCAGGCCCTGACAGATATCCTGAAGCGCATCCAACAATTCCTTGGCTGCGATCGGGCGATCGTCTACCGTTTGCTCCCGGATGGCAGGGGTGTGATTGAGGAAGAGGCGACATCGCAGCCAGAACTTTCCCTATTGGGGCAAATCATTGACGACCCCTGCCTTAGCCGGGACTATGCAAAACGCTACGAGCAGGGCTACATCACGCTGCTCAACGATCGAGAAACGGCTGACTTGCGGCCCTGTTACCTTGAATTCCTGGCTCAACTCCAGATTCGGGCCAATCTGGTTGTCCCGATTTTGCAGGCGGAAACCCTCTGGGGCTTACTGATCCTGCATCAATGTCATACCCCTCGCCAGTGGCAATTGTTTGAGATTGATCTGCTGCAGCAGGTCGGGTTGCAAATTGGGATTGCCGGTCAGAAGGCTGCCCTTTATGCTCAGTTAGAGAACGAACTCCACCAAAAAGAGGTCCTGATTCGGGAGGTGCATCATCGGGTAAAAAACAATCTGCAGGTGATCTCCAGCTTGCTCTATCTGCAATCAGCCACGATCGAGAACCCGGATATCTTGCAACCTTTTATTGAGAGTCAGCATCGGATTGATATCATGGCCATGATCCATGAACGGCTCTATCGGTCTGGTAACCTGGCGAACCTCAACTTTGCCAGTTATGTCCGTGATCTGGTGGAAGATGTGTTTCAGTCCTATCTCCCGATTGGGGCTAGCATTACCTGGCAGGTAAAAGTTGCTGAGCTAGAGTTGGAGCTGGATATCGCCATTCCCTGTGGGTTGATTATTAATGAATTAGTGTCCAATGCGATTAAATATGCCTTCCCCAACCGCCGCTCTGGTGAGATTGGTATTATCTTTGATTACGAAAATTCTCAGTATCAATTGATCATTAGAGACAATGGAATTGGGTTTCCTCAGTTGGTGGACTTTCGCAATACAGAGTCTCTGGGGATGCAGGTGGTCTGTGCATTAACTCGACAACTGGGGGGAAGTATAGAATTGAATCGGGATGGCGGTACCGCCTTTGCGATCACGTTTTAA
- a CDS encoding HDIG domain-containing metalloprotein: protein MKTLRRLIGTVQHQATSWHEHWWQASASRQGQPAADKRAHLTDRYRGPILAVTAIVSLTSVIGYHFYNEPKLDVGKQAPQTIRAPKTVSIPDNKTTDEQRKQARTGSVPVLMLDQTVNQQIHQDLQKFLDRGQALRDTAGVFPFTQPGMLSRATQSYLRRLNDQEWQSLVSTFTSRPSPSQAFPLRSSLAPSSANQNLALEELEAYQQTTSPESFAQLLATIARAQASYARALQGFSDTTLVKPDNFYDPSFLDWSDETWVKTQNAMQAITERILSQGIPPGLPEDILQQLVKDDVSKAVPESAQLLAIQGLTHILRPNLVTDRERTRERAEQAAQAVETVLVNIKQGEVIVYSGEKITQADFVLLDHFGLSRREINWPGLIGFGGLVSGSVGIFWLIKRRYQPGLRRRDQVLLLLLSLTAPLPAMVGLPATSLPLVGLLSGSFYGSALGLAIVGLLSVTLAVGMDIGSTYLIATVVGGLVGALVAGRLRSREEFALLGLVVGITQGTVYLLLNMVIGPAWYVVLGLAAMQGLIGITWSVVALGCSPYLEHLFDLVTPIRLAELANPNRPLLKRLASEAPGTFQHTLFVATLAEAAARRLGCDVELVRTGCLYHDIGKMHDPLAFIENQMGGPNKHDEINDPWQSAEIIRKHVTEGLVMARKFRLPKAITAFIPEHQGTMQIVYFYHQAQERSRQDPDCLVKESDFRYAGPTPQSRETGIVMLADSCEAALRSLKDVCTDEARIMINKILRSRWQDGQLVDAGLTREDLSQIAEVFVQVWQQFNHQRIAYPKLPTPPTPAGV, encoded by the coding sequence ATGAAAACACTCCGCCGATTGATCGGGACCGTTCAGCATCAAGCTACAAGTTGGCACGAACACTGGTGGCAAGCTAGCGCTTCCCGACAAGGGCAACCCGCAGCGGACAAGCGGGCACACCTGACCGATCGGTACCGTGGCCCCATCCTGGCCGTGACCGCGATCGTGTCCCTGACCAGCGTTATTGGTTATCACTTCTACAATGAACCCAAACTAGATGTCGGTAAACAGGCCCCTCAAACCATCCGGGCTCCTAAAACCGTCAGCATTCCAGACAATAAAACAACAGATGAACAACGGAAACAGGCCCGTACAGGCTCTGTGCCAGTGTTGATGTTGGATCAAACCGTCAATCAACAGATCCACCAAGACCTGCAAAAGTTTCTCGATCGGGGGCAAGCACTCCGAGACACAGCCGGTGTTTTTCCCTTTACACAACCTGGGATGCTGTCCAGAGCCACCCAATCTTACCTGCGACGGTTGAATGACCAGGAATGGCAGTCTCTTGTCAGCACTTTTACCAGCCGCCCCTCTCCGAGTCAGGCCTTTCCCCTCAGGTCTTCCCTCGCTCCCAGCAGTGCCAACCAGAATCTGGCTCTGGAAGAACTTGAGGCCTATCAACAAACCACCTCTCCTGAAAGCTTTGCCCAGCTTCTGGCCACGATCGCCCGAGCTCAGGCTAGCTATGCCCGTGCCCTCCAGGGTTTCTCCGATACCACCCTGGTCAAACCTGATAATTTCTATGACCCCTCCTTTCTGGACTGGTCTGATGAAACCTGGGTCAAAACGCAAAACGCCATGCAGGCAATCACAGAACGGATTTTGAGCCAGGGCATTCCACCAGGATTGCCAGAGGACATCCTACAGCAGTTGGTCAAAGATGATGTTAGTAAAGCAGTCCCGGAATCTGCTCAACTTCTAGCCATTCAGGGTTTAACTCACATTCTGCGGCCCAATTTGGTCACGGATCGGGAACGGACCCGAGAACGAGCTGAGCAGGCAGCTCAAGCCGTGGAAACCGTGCTGGTCAATATTAAGCAGGGGGAGGTCATTGTCTATAGCGGTGAAAAAATCACCCAGGCTGATTTCGTTCTGCTGGACCATTTCGGCCTCAGTCGCAGGGAAATTAACTGGCCCGGCCTGATTGGCTTTGGGGGGCTGGTTAGTGGCAGCGTGGGCATTTTCTGGTTGATTAAACGGCGCTATCAACCCGGTCTCCGGCGGCGAGATCAGGTTTTGCTGCTGTTGCTCAGCCTGACGGCCCCCCTACCAGCGATGGTTGGGTTACCAGCTACCAGCCTGCCCCTGGTGGGCCTGCTCAGTGGTAGTTTCTACGGCTCCGCTCTGGGGTTGGCGATCGTCGGTCTACTCTCCGTTACCCTGGCTGTCGGGATGGATATTGGCAGCACCTACTTGATTGCCACGGTAGTTGGCGGACTGGTGGGGGCTCTGGTTGCGGGTCGCCTCCGATCGCGGGAGGAATTTGCCCTCCTCGGGCTGGTGGTCGGCATCACCCAGGGCACCGTTTACCTGTTGCTGAATATGGTGATCGGGCCAGCCTGGTATGTAGTGCTGGGTCTGGCTGCTATGCAGGGGCTAATCGGCATCACCTGGAGTGTGGTCGCCCTGGGGTGCAGCCCTTATCTGGAACATCTGTTTGATCTGGTGACTCCAATTCGGCTGGCCGAACTAGCGAACCCCAACCGCCCCCTGCTCAAGCGTCTCGCTTCTGAAGCACCGGGAACCTTCCAGCACACCCTGTTTGTCGCCACCCTGGCTGAAGCCGCCGCCCGTCGTCTGGGTTGTGATGTCGAACTGGTACGAACAGGCTGCCTCTACCATGACATTGGTAAAATGCACGATCCCCTGGCCTTTATCGAGAATCAGATGGGAGGCCCGAATAAGCACGACGAAATCAACGACCCCTGGCAGAGTGCTGAGATCATCCGCAAACATGTTACGGAAGGGCTGGTGATGGCCCGTAAGTTCCGGTTACCCAAGGCGATTACGGCATTCATTCCAGAGCATCAGGGCACGATGCAGATTGTCTACTTCTATCATCAGGCTCAGGAGCGATCGCGGCAGGATCCTGACTGCCTGGTAAAGGAGTCAGATTTCCGCTACGCTGGCCCCACTCCCCAGTCTCGCGAAACCGGGATTGTGATGCTGGCTGATTCCTGCGAAGCAGCCCTCCGCTCCCTGAAAGATGTCTGCACCGACGAGGCCCGCATTATGATTAACAAAATTCTGCGCTCCCGCTGGCAGGATGGCCAACTGGTAGATGCAGGTCTGACTCGGGAAGATCTTTCCCAGATCGCCGAGGTTTTTGTCCAGGTCTGGCAGCAGTTCAACCACCAGCGGATTGCCTATCCTAAATTACCCACACCACCCACTCCAGCGGGTGTTTAG
- a CDS encoding succinylglutamate desuccinylase/aspartoacylase family protein, giving the protein MSKLIPKISTIPLLQLASGDRLALQVYQFTGARPGKKVYLQANLHGAEIAGNAVIHQLIQFLMTLDSTQLVGQVWLVPVCNPLSANQRMHHYSSGRFNIYDGQDWNRIFWDYEKEHPDLMTFAKSQANLDLPTIRHNYLAQIRIAFHKLLDEIQAPSGVPFSDSYRYKLQSLCFDADYVIDLHTSTNQAVDYLYYFQNRQENARLFQFDYGILLDEYDGDAFDEAFIKPWLALEDCFRDLGRNICFDIEAWTLELGSGMQLNPESVSRGIRGIQNYLMAKGVLDLPQQVSHPSHPMITATKTQVKKYYATVGGMVQARAPLGTTIHPGEHLYQVLSFNKDEKLPTLINIYAEQSGIVYDVSTNQAVNEGEYILSLIPI; this is encoded by the coding sequence GTGAGCAAGTTAATCCCAAAAATCTCTACCATTCCTTTACTGCAACTCGCTTCTGGCGATCGGCTGGCTTTGCAGGTTTATCAATTCACAGGGGCACGACCTGGAAAGAAAGTGTACCTGCAGGCCAATCTCCATGGGGCTGAGATTGCAGGCAATGCCGTTATTCACCAACTGATTCAGTTCCTGATGACGCTAGACTCAACCCAGCTCGTTGGGCAAGTCTGGTTGGTTCCGGTCTGTAATCCTCTCAGCGCCAATCAGCGGATGCATCACTATTCCTCTGGTCGGTTCAATATTTATGACGGTCAGGATTGGAATCGAATTTTTTGGGACTATGAGAAAGAACATCCGGATTTGATGACGTTTGCCAAATCCCAAGCCAATCTGGATCTGCCAACCATTCGGCATAATTACTTAGCCCAGATTCGCATCGCCTTCCATAAATTGTTAGACGAGATTCAGGCTCCCTCTGGCGTTCCTTTCTCAGACAGTTATCGCTATAAACTGCAGTCCCTTTGCTTTGATGCCGATTACGTCATCGACCTGCATACTTCTACCAACCAGGCGGTTGACTACCTGTATTACTTTCAAAATCGGCAAGAAAACGCCAGGTTATTCCAATTCGACTATGGCATCCTCCTGGATGAGTACGATGGGGACGCCTTCGATGAAGCCTTTATCAAACCCTGGCTGGCTCTGGAAGATTGCTTTCGCGATCTGGGGCGCAACATCTGCTTCGATATTGAAGCCTGGACCTTGGAATTAGGCTCCGGCATGCAGTTGAATCCCGAATCCGTGAGTCGGGGCATCAGGGGCATTCAGAACTATCTGATGGCCAAAGGTGTTCTGGATCTCCCGCAACAGGTGTCGCACCCTTCTCACCCCATGATCACCGCCACCAAGACTCAGGTTAAAAAGTACTATGCAACCGTTGGAGGCATGGTTCAAGCCAGAGCACCCCTGGGGACCACCATTCATCCTGGAGAACACCTCTATCAGGTTCTCAGCTTTAACAAGGATGAAAAACTGCCGACCCTGATTAACATCTATGCGGAACAATCCGGTATTGTTTACGATGTTTCTACCAATCAGGCTGTCAATGAAGGAGAGTACATTTTATCCCTGATCCCAATCTAG
- a CDS encoding ADP-ribosylglycohydrolase family protein, with protein MGYSLLNQFQGALWGAIVGEFIAQTWPHPPSGCPSRGLVFDRPLVLPLTAVLLTGVESLCDRGDLDLADWQRLTLPDQAMPPLALAIPIALFFHEDDRLLYRKLEQLWQVQVFSLECRAAILILSQTIAWFLRRQMSLTDLIPRLINRLRETDLAATTVLEQLGLVQRLLTQAAGIETAIVAMGSRSPEVTAMIPIFYSFLRTPQDYRLALCQTAQISIYQSNLCTITGAVAGAYNGSVCLPSNWSHALNSRMEPIPSPLSTLSHPFRLESHADQLAAQLLAVWSGQYPLAPFIHRADQTATAAPGVIRPR; from the coding sequence GTGGGATATTCCCTCCTGAACCAATTCCAGGGTGCGCTATGGGGAGCGATCGTCGGCGAGTTCATAGCCCAGACTTGGCCCCATCCTCCATCAGGCTGTCCTTCAAGGGGACTGGTTTTCGATCGCCCCCTAGTTCTCCCACTCACTGCCGTCTTGCTGACCGGGGTAGAGAGCCTGTGTGATCGGGGGGATCTGGATCTGGCCGACTGGCAACGGCTCACCCTCCCCGATCAGGCCATGCCCCCTTTGGCGCTGGCCATCCCCATCGCCCTGTTTTTTCATGAAGATGATCGGCTGCTCTACCGCAAGCTGGAGCAGTTGTGGCAGGTCCAAGTTTTTTCCCTGGAATGCCGGGCTGCAATCCTGATCTTGAGCCAGACGATCGCCTGGTTTCTCCGCAGACAGATGTCCCTGACTGACCTGATTCCAAGACTGATCAACCGGTTACGGGAGACTGATTTAGCCGCAACGACTGTCCTGGAACAGCTTGGCCTCGTGCAAAGATTGCTGACCCAGGCCGCTGGGATAGAAACGGCGATCGTGGCCATGGGGAGCAGATCCCCTGAGGTAACAGCCATGATTCCTATCTTCTACAGTTTCCTCAGAACCCCTCAAGACTACCGACTGGCTCTATGCCAAACGGCACAAATTTCAATTTATCAGTCTAACCTATGTACGATTACCGGGGCCGTGGCAGGTGCCTATAATGGTTCTGTATGTCTCCCAAGTAACTGGTCCCATGCCCTGAATTCCCGCATGGAACCGATTCCATCACCCTTATCGACCCTGTCCCATCCATTCCGGTTAGAGTCCCACGCTGATCAGTTGGCCGCCCAACTCCTGGCGGTCTGGTCCGGTCAATATCCTCTCGCTCCCTTCATCCACCGAGCTGACCAAACTGCAACTGCGGCACCGGGAGTGATTCGACCTCGTTAG
- a CDS encoding peptidoglycan DD-metalloendopeptidase family protein codes for MTLANPSQPSARDLQQQQQQVNQIRSTVQQEQRRLQNLQQQAESNWGLLQQNIQMTQTQLQDYTYQLELAKKYLKELQQDLKLAVQGYRKRQAATVARLQFLQRQQRRHGLALLLQSRNLNEFLDRRHQLRLVYRTDQQQLLELKTEADRINSRRLEIERQKNQIALLTQKLLAQKSGFEAQAKSQQSLVQRLRSDRAALEAAEQQLAQDSASLTTLIRKRVSEERAQGQTSQPNIIAYGTGGRMGYPVDGPISSYFGWRVHPILGYEKFHAGLDFAVDYGTTVHAAGGGIVILADWYGGYGNAVIIDHGNGITTLYGHNSELYVSEGQTVQRGQAISAVGSTGFSTGPHLHFEVRQDGEPVDPMAFF; via the coding sequence ATGACTCTGGCGAATCCATCCCAGCCCTCTGCCCGCGACTTGCAACAGCAACAGCAGCAGGTGAATCAGATCCGATCCACCGTGCAACAAGAACAGCGCCGTCTTCAGAATCTACAGCAACAGGCTGAAAGCAACTGGGGCCTGTTGCAACAGAACATCCAGATGACTCAGACCCAGTTGCAGGACTATACCTACCAACTAGAACTGGCGAAAAAATACCTGAAGGAGTTGCAACAAGATCTGAAGTTGGCTGTGCAGGGATACCGAAAACGGCAAGCTGCTACGGTAGCCCGACTGCAGTTTCTGCAGCGACAACAGCGTCGCCATGGTCTGGCGCTCCTACTGCAAAGTCGCAACCTGAATGAGTTTCTAGATCGGCGGCATCAACTGCGTCTGGTTTATCGGACTGATCAACAGCAGTTGCTGGAACTGAAGACAGAAGCCGATCGGATCAACAGTCGTCGCCTAGAAATTGAGCGGCAGAAAAACCAGATTGCCCTGTTAACCCAGAAACTTTTGGCTCAAAAGTCTGGATTTGAGGCTCAGGCCAAGTCGCAGCAGTCTCTGGTGCAGCGCTTGCGCAGCGATCGGGCAGCCCTGGAGGCGGCTGAGCAACAATTGGCTCAGGATTCTGCTAGCCTGACGACCCTGATCCGAAAACGGGTATCTGAGGAGCGGGCTCAGGGGCAGACTTCCCAGCCCAACATCATTGCCTATGGGACGGGAGGCCGCATGGGCTATCCCGTGGATGGCCCCATCAGTAGTTATTTTGGGTGGCGAGTGCATCCCATTCTGGGCTACGAAAAATTTCACGCTGGGCTGGATTTTGCCGTTGATTATGGGACTACGGTCCATGCTGCGGGTGGCGGGATTGTGATCCTGGCAGACTGGTATGGGGGCTATGGCAACGCTGTCATCATTGACCACGGTAACGGGATTACTACCCTCTATGGCCACAATAGCGAGTTGTATGTCTCAGAAGGGCAGACCGTACAGCGAGGTCAGGCCATCTCTGCTGTAGGTTCTACTGGTTTTTCTACGGGGCCTCACCTGCATTTTGAAGTGCGACAGGACGGAGAACCTGTGGATCCAATGGCTTTTTTCTGA